The DNA region CGCGGTCGACGCGGTGCCGGTGACGATGACGGTCACCCCACCGGACACCTGGGGCAAGATCACCGGTACGGTCTCCGCCGTCGGCTGCGACGGCGACCGGACCCCGGTCACCGGGGCGACGGTGCAGCTGAGCACCTGGACGATGGAGCTGCCGCTGGCCACCGGCACCGACGGCGGCTACGCCCACTGGCTCGACCACCGGCACAACCCGGTCACGATGATCGTGGCCAAGGACGGCTACATGCCGCAGACCCGCCAGACCCAGATCACCGCCGGTGGCGTACGGGTCGAGGACTGGGCGCTGCGTCAGGTGTGTGGCCGGTCGGCGGGGGTGTTGGAGACCAGCTGACGCGCTGGTGACCAGCTGACCCGTGAACCGGCTCACCGCTCGGTGACCCGTCGACGGTGAGCCATCTGAGCGTACGCCCCGAGGTGACCCCTCGGGGCGTACGCCGTGCGGTGGGCTCAGCTGACGACGCAGCTCGCCGACACTGCGGTGCTGCCGTTGCCGGAGGCCAGGAAGCCGAAACTGGCCGAGCCACCGGCCGGCAGGCTGCCGTTCCAGCTCACGTTGCGGGCGGTGACCGCCGCGCCGGTCTGGCTGACGGTGGCGTTCCACGCCTGGTTGACCTGCTGGCCGCCGCCGAGGGTGAGCGTAGTGGTCCACGCCGTCGTCGCCGTCGGACCGGTGTTGCGCACACTCACCTCGCCCTGGAAGCCGCCGTTCCACTGGCTGACCACCCGGTACGTGGCCGTGCAGGCCCCGCCGGTCGGCGGCGGCGTCGTCGGGACGACCGTCGGCGTCGGGGTGACTGGCGGGCTTACGGTCGTGCTGGGCGTCGGGTTCGGGGTGCCGGTCGCGCTCGGGGTCGGGGTCGGTGTGCCGAGGAGCCGCGCGATGGCGGGTGCGAACCGGTCGGCCATCTTGCGGAACCCGGCGTCGTTGGGGTGTACGCCGTCGCCGGTGTCGGTCGCGGCGTCGAACCCGGTCCACTGGTCCACCACCGCGACCGGTGACCTGGCGGTGGTCAGGCCGGCCGCCCAGCCGACGATCCGGTTGTTCAGGGTGACCGTGTCCGCCGGGCAGGTGGCGCAGCCGTGGTGCGGGATGATCTGCGCGACGAGAATCTTCATGTCCGGGTTGTTCGCCCGCATCTGCCCGACCAGGGTGGTGAACGCGGCCATGATGACGTCCATCGACTGCCAGCCGCCCCACAGGTCGTTGGTCCCCAGGTGCATCACCACGATGTCCGGGTCGGCCGCGTCGAGCCACGGCGGCAGCTGGTTGTCGTTGGCGATGCCGACCGCCGAGAAGCCGCCGTGTCCTTCGTGGTCGGGGTCGTACGAGAAACCGTAGTTGCAGCTGCCGCCGTCGGAGGCGCTGCCGACGAAGTCGATGTCGGTGTGCCCGGCGCGACGCAGCTGGTCCCAGACCAGGGCCCGCCAGCAGCCAGGACCGGCGGTGATGGAGTCGCCGAGCGGCATGATCCGCACTGGGGTGGCGGCCGAGGCAGCGGGGGCCGCCACCACCGCCAGGCCGAGGGCCATGGCGAGGGCGGCGAGCACGGCGTACACAGTGGTTCTTCGTGACATGGTCGATCCTTCCGAGGTCACACCGGTGTCGGCGGCCGCAGAAGCGGTGGCCGCCGACACGACAGACGGGGACCGTCGATGGGAGCGCACCCTCAGTTTTGTTTAGATTCCCTACTAAGTCAACGACCGGTCCTGGTCGGTGACCTGGAACCCCACCCCGGCGTCCCAGATGCGGGCGACATCCGCCTCGGTGATTCCGTACCCGGTGAACCGCTCCACCGCGACCAGCCCCTTCTCGACCCGGTCGCGGGGCACGTCGAAGTCGAGGCCGGCGATCGCCTCGGCGACGACCGGGGCGACCTCGGTGTCACCCCACGGCTCGAACGACTCGATCAGCTCACCCCGCTCGGCGAAGGACAACCGGGTGACCGCGTTGACGTTCCAGAACATGCTCGCCGCTCGACCCCGGACCGACGCCGTACGCAGCACCGACCCGTGGGTGCCCTCGTACCCGTTGACCTCCACCACGATCACCGCGCCGCCGGTGTCACGCACGGTCACCCAGGGACCGAGGCGACCCCCGCCGTACATCTGCCGCTCGATGTCGCCGATCGCCGTCGGTCGGGCCGGGTCGGCACCGAAGGCCCGTAGTACGTCGTCGACGGTGATGCCGGTAGCCACCGTGACGGTGCCGGCGACCGACAGTTGACCGCGCCGGACCCAACGGTAGGCGTGCTCCGGTCGGGGCTGCCGCACCGGCTCCGGCTCACCACGCAGCCGGTGGCCCAGTCGATCGGTCCGCAGGTGTACGACCTCCGGCGCGGGCGGTGCCGGCCACACCACCAGTTCGTAGCGTTCGAACTCGTTGTCGCCGTCGTCGCGCCCCTGAGCATGTACCCGCAGCCGGTAGTCGCCGGGCCACGGCGCGGTCCGGTTACGCCGTCGCTGCCGCCACGGACCGCCACCCACGTCGGCCGCTGCCACCAGCGACGCCCGCCCCTGCGCAGCCCGCCAGCTGACCTCGACGACCTCCTCCCAGCCGGACAGCGACACCTCCTCCGGCGGCTGCGCCAACACCGCGAACTCCACCGAGACGGCGCCGTCCGCGGCACCGGTACGGACCACGACACCACCGTCGACGGCCGCGACCAGCCCGTTGCCGGCGAACGCGTCGTCGGTCACCACGGGCAGGGCGGGTCGCGGTCCTTCCCACAGCGCGAACCGGTGACCGGTCACCTCGACCCGCTCGAAGCTGCGCATCGGCACGAACTCGTCGCGGATCCGGGCGAGCAGCGCGTCGGCGTACCCTGGCGGCATCGGTGCCCGCCGCAGAATCTCCACGGCCACGCCGAGCCCCAGCCCGACCGTCGCCACCGCCCGGTCGACGATCGGCGGAATCCGGGCCTGGTCGACGACGGCGACGGCGGTCGCCACCGCCAGCGCGAGATGTCCGGCACCGTGCCGTGCCGCTATCGCCGCCTCGCGGTCGGAGCCGGACCTCGCACTGTCGACGTCGGACCCGTCGTCGGCTCCCGGCCCGGCCACCAGCAGCGGCGCGACGTGGGGGTGGGCCGCGAGTCGCCGAGTCAGCGCCTCGACCAGGTCGACGGTGCCTGGGCGCAACCGCTCCAACAGCGTCACCGCCGCCGGCGCCTCGCCGCCGTAACCGGTCGTCGCGAACAGGAACTGGCCGCAGGCCGGCGGCGGGGGCAGCAGCTGCGACAGGTCCGGCACCCCGGACAGGGTGAGATCGGCGACCGTCAGCTCCAACGCGCCGAGCAGCCGTTCGGTCGGCAGGTGTCCCGGGCCGCGCAGCGCCACCAGCGCCGCCGGTTCGGCCGGCACACCGGTAGCGGTGCGAGGCGGAGCCGCAGCGACCATCCCATTTGGGCCCCAACCGTCCCGGCCGGCCACGATCTCGTCGTCGGGCACCGCCAGCCGCCACAGCCGGGCGGCCGGGCCCGCCGGAATCCGGCCGGCGATCAGCGGTACGGCATCCCCAACCGCCCGCGCACACTCCGCTACCAGCACATCCGACAACTCGTCCATCGGCAACTCCCCCGCCGCGTCGGCACAGCACATCGCCGGGAGGCTACTGACCGGGTCTGACAGGTACTGGGCCCATGCTGTCGTGGTGAAAACCAGTCTCACCCAACATCCCGTACGGCGGCTGGATCGACGAACTGCTGCTCCTGCGCGTCGCCACTTCTTACTCGGCGAGCGGCACGACGACGACCGGCTCATGACCTGACCGGGTGACCACGACCTCCTCGGCGTCGTTGACGACGCTGTCGAGTTCGGCAGCCAGATTCTGCCTCGGCTGGGTGCATTTCACCGTCCGCATGGTCACCTCCGCAAGGACAGAAAACCGTGTCTCGAGTACCGGTTCCGATCATGCCCTGCGGGCAGGCCGGTCGCGCAGCACGTCGGCGATCATGCGGTGCCCCTGGGCTTCGAACCGCTCGTCACCCACCCGGTACGCCCACCCGGCGGTGCCGATCGCCTCGCGGACCTGGGTGCGACGCCATGCGTCGGCCGTACGCGGGTCGGTGCCGTAGCCGTCGAGGAACGCCGCTTCGAGGCCCGGCGTACGACGGAAGTCGTTGACCGCCAGCCGGGCCAAGTCGGTGTACGCGGGACGCAGCGCCGCGCGACCGAAGTCGATCACGCTGACCACGCCGCCGTCGACAAGCCAGTTGCGCGGGTGCCAGTCGCCGTGGGTGGGCACCAGGGTCGCGGTTGGCGTCGGCCAGCTGGCGATCTCGGCGCGCAACCGCCGTACCGTGTCGTCGTCGATCCGGTGCGGGCCGGCCAGCCAGGCCAGCGACCTGGCGTTCTCCCGCTGCTCGTAGTCGTCGTCGGTGACGGCGGTCTGGGCGTGCAGCATCGCGAGCAGCCGGCCGGCCTGCCGGTGGATGTCCGGGTCGTCGGCGTACCCGCTGCCCAGTGCCAGCTCACCCGGCAGGAACCGGGTGACCAGCAGCTTCGCCTCGCTGCTGCCGTACGCCAGCGTCGGAGCGCGGCCGATGCGGGTCCACGGGCCCAGCCAGTGCCGGTGGGCGTGCAACTCGCGGGCGAGGTGATGGTCGTCGTCGCCGCCGGCCTTGACGATGAATTGTGACCCGGCGTAGCTGACCTCCAGGACGGTGGTCGACACCAGGCCCCAGCTGTGGTCCCGCTCGACGATCGCGCCGGGCAGCCAGCGGTCCAGCAACGACCGCTGCTGCCCGGTGAGCGTGCCGAGCGCCGGGTCCACAGCCCCGGATCATACGGCCGGGCGCGCTGCCGAGTTCCAGTTGATGGCGGTCTCGTTGGCCGACCAGGCTTCCCGGTTGTCGGCGCAGCACAACCCGCGGCGCACAACCATGCAGATTGCCGGCTTGTCAGTTGGTGCAGAGCGCACTGACCGTGACGTTGTAGACGTGCCAGGAGCCGTCCGGCGCGGAGTACACCTGGCTGGAGTTCGTCGCCCAGTTCGTACAGGCGACCCCGGCTGCGAGAATGTCGGCTCGAGCGGCCTGGGAACCGTTCTGGATCGCGATGGTCGAGGTGGCACCACCGCCCTGCCGGGTGGCCGAGCGCGCGACGGTATACGACGGCAGCGGGGCGGCTACACAGTAGCCGGTGGCTGTCGCCTCGTAGATGTACGCCGAACCGTCGGGCGCGGTGTAAAGGTGTCGCGGCGCCGGGACCGTGACATTGCTGCAGGTCTCGCCGAGGCTCGCGGCGAGCGAGGTGAGGGCGGCACGGGCGTTGCTGGCCGCGTTCTGCTGCCCGGACGCCGGGCTCGGTCCCCACCCGGTGGCCGTGGCCGACCGCCACGTGGCGGCCTGCGCCGCCGTAGCCGGGAGCGCGAAGAGTCCCATGGTGGCAGCCAGAGCGACGACCATCAGCCGGCGGATCAGTCCGCCCATTCGGCTGTCGGAACCGTTCATGTGTTTCTACCTTTCTGACCGGTAATCACCGCGTCAACCCCATAGATCCAGGACCCTACTGTGACATCCGTCAATGTATTGGAACCTTCGGCAGCCGGACATCGTCCACTTGGGTCAGGCCCGCCCGGCGACCTGGCCGATGGTCAGCCGAGATGCCCGCCCACCAGGGTCACCGCCGATCACCAGCAGGTGACCGAACCGGGTCCGACCGAACCGGGCGGCCGGGATAGTGAAGGCGGTGTTGACTTCGAGCGTGCTCAAAGTGGGAACCTTTCGCCGTACCTGAGATCTCGGCGGAAGGAACGTAGGGCGATGGAGATACGAACCCTCGGCAGTCTCGGACCGGTCAGCGTCCTCACCCTCGGCGGGGGCGGGCTGGGCCAGGTATGGGGCGTCACCGACCGGGACGAGGCGGTGGCGACCGTACGGGAAGCGGTCGACGCCGGCATCGACCTGCTCGACGTCGCCCCCGGCTACGGCGACGGCGAAGCGGAACGGGTGGTCGGCGCGGCGTTCGACGGCACACTGCCGGCCGGCGTACGGGTCGTCACCAAATGCGGGCTGGGCAACCCGGCCGCCGGTGACGTCGCGGCGCTGCTGGAGAAGTCCCTCGACGACAGCCTGCAGCGGATGAGACTGTCCACCGTCGACGTTTTCCTGCTGCACAACCCGATCGTGGCGCAGGCCGCGCCGGGCACCGCCGGGGTGACTTCGGTCGGCCTGTTCACCGAGGCCGTCCGGCCGGCGTTCGAGGACCTGGTCCGGCGCGGCCGGATCGGCGCGTGGGGCGTCACCGCCGTCGAGGAGCCGGACGTGATCATCCAGGTGTTCGGCGATCAGCCGCCGCCGGCCGTGGCCCAGTGCGTGACGAACCTGCTGGACTCCCCCGGCGACCTGCTGCGGCCGGACGGCGACGGTTCCCGACCGCGCGACATCCTGTCGGCCGCCGGCCGGTACGGCGTCGGGGTGATGGGCATCCGCGCGGTCGCGGCCGGCGCGTTCACCGACGCCGTGGACCGGAACCTGCCGTCGGAGCATCCGACGATGGTCGACTTCCGGCGGGCCGCGCCGCTGCGTGAGCTGGCGGGTGAGCTGGGCGAGTCGGTTGCGTCGCTGGCGCACCGGTACGCGCTGTCGATGCCCGGCGTCGACACCGTCGTCCTCGGCGTGAAGAACCGTGCCGAGCTGCGCGAATGCCTCGCGGCGGTGGCCGCAGGCCCACTCCCGGCCGACCTGATGGCGACCATCGAAGGCCGCGTCGGCACAACGGACCGCGTCGGCGCTCAGATATCCAAGTAGCGGGGCGGCACCGCATCGGTGAGCCACACCCCGTTGGCGCTGCGATAGAACAGGTGACCGTCCCGGGCCATCGCCGCCGCGTCGACGGTGAGGACCACCACGCCACCGGCCCGTCGGGCACCCACCCGACGGGCGGTGTCGGTGTCAGCGGACAGGTGTACGTGGTGGCGCCGGGCCCGGTGCAGCCCGGTGGCCCGGATCGAGTCGAGCGCGGCGGCGGTGGTGCCGTGGTAGAGCCGCACCGGCGGTGGCAGTGCGACCAACCCCAGGTCGATCGGGACCGAATGCCCCTGGTTGGCCCGGATCTGCTCGGTGCCCTCGGGGTCGCGGCGCAGCGCGAACCGTTGTTTGCTGTCCCGCTCGACGACGGTGTCCAGCTCCAGCCGGGTGATCCGCAGCGCGGCGAGCAGGTCCGTCACCCGGACCCAGCCGGCCGGGTCCAGCTCGAGCGCGAACCGGTCGGGCGCGTGACGCAGCGCCAGCGACATCCGTTTACTCAGTTTGACCAATACCTTGTCGTTCACATCTGCATTGTGGCCGGCCGGCGCACGCGCCCGCACCGGCATTGCCGCCAGCCCAGCATGCCCCACCAGAGCATCACCGGTAGGTGCAGGAGGTAGCCGAACTGTTCCTCCGCCACAGACGGCCCGGCGGTCCCGGTCGTCCACGGTAGAACCACAGCGGCGGCACCGGACACTGCGACGGCCACCCCGGCGCGACGCAGCCCGGTCGGCAACGCGACGCCGGACGTTGCCGCCACGGTCGCGGCCACCCAGAGCAGCCCGGCGACGTTGACCAGCCACTTCGCGGTGAGCAGCACACCGTGGGCGACAGCAGCGGCGGCCGGTTCGCTGGGGTCGGCGGCGAGCTGGGTGACCGCCAGGTTCCCAGCGTCGTGCAGCAGACCGGCGAGGCCGGCACCGGCCAGCAACCCGCCGGCCAGCACGGACAGGTGTGCTCGGGGACGGTCGGGCCGCGCGGCCAGCACCAGACCGGCGGCGAGCAGGGCGAGCCAGCCGATCACGTCAAAGGCCAGCTCGATCAGATGCAGCTCGACCCGGGCGTGTACCGCCGCCAGCACGGCGGCCGGATCGGCCGGATTCAGGGTCAGCCCGGATGGCACGGCGATGCCGACACCGGCGAGCATGGCAAGCAACGACCCCAGCAGCAGTACGCTCGTCAACCGGGCAGCGCAATCACGTTCAACGGCACTCATGGCGGCACGCTAGAACTCTGACGCAGGGGCAGAGTAAACACAGCGAGCAGGAGGCACCGGCGTGTGGCGAATCGGTGAGCTGGCGCGCATGGTCGGGGTGTCCGAGCGCACCCTGCGGCACTACGACAAGGTAGGGCTGCTGCCGCCGGCCGCGACCGACCAGCTGACCGGCTACCGCTGGTACGGTGCGGCCGAGCTGACCCGGCTGGAACGCATCCGTGGCCTGCAACGCCTCGGGCTGCCGCTGCGCCGGATCGCCGACCTGCTCGACGCCCCCGACGCCCAACTGCGGCAGGCCCTGGCCGAGACCGTGGCGGCGCTGCGCGACGACATCGCCGCCCGTACGGCGACGATCGCCGCCGCCGAGGACCACCTCACTGGTACGGCGTCGGTGCTGCCGCAGGTCGCCCGGGTCGGTCTCCGCCGGCTGCGGGTGCGGCACGTACGGGTGGCCGATCCCACCGAGTTGGCGGCGCTGTGTCGACAGCAGCCGCCGACGGTCCTGCTGACCTGGCTACGTTGCCGGCCGGCGACCCGTTTCCGGGCGGCGGTGACGACCGACGGGCCCGGCGAGCGGCTCGACCTGCCCGCCCGTACGGTGGTCCGGGCCGTCGTGCCGCCGACGACCGGCGTGGTCCGCGCCGGACTCGACCTGTTCGCCTGGCTGCCCCGCCAGTACCTGACGGTCGCCGGTCCCACGACGGAGGATCAACTGGTCGACGGCGACGGTGCCGCTGTCACCGTCCTGGAGATCCCGGTCGCGGCCCGCCCGGACCGGCCGACCCTCCCGCACCAGCACGCCCGGCCGGCTCGGTGACCGGGGCCGAAGTGTCAGCCGGGTGTGGTTACCTACCGTCATGCCGCATCCGATCATGTTCGACGACGCCGACCCGCTGCTCGCCGAAGTACGCCGGCTCGCGCTGGCCTTCCCCGACGCCGCCGAGAAGATCTCGCATGGGCATCCGGCGTTCTACACCACCAAGGTGTTCGCCTACTACGGCGGCTCGGTGAAGGTCGACGGCGTCTACCAGCAGCATGATCACTCCGTGCTGGTGCTGATGGACCCGGACGAGCGGGCGGCGCTGCTGGCCGAGCCACGCTGTTACGCCCCGGCGTACCTGGCCAGCTCCGGCTGGGTCGGGGTGGACCTGGCCGACGACACCGACTGGGCGGAGATCGGCGAGCTGCTCGACGCCAGCTACCGGCGGACCGCCGGGCCCCGTCGGGTCGCCCAGCTCGACGCCCGATAGGTCGACGGGTCGACAGAACCCCATCCGACAGAACCCGATATCGATCACACAAGCTATCCGGAATTTATCCGATCTCCATCATGGACTCCGATCCGTCGTACTGATAGAGGTAGAGGTGGCATTCGACGCACCGCCCCACCATCAGCAGATCGGGGATCCGACAATGCACGAGGTGCACCACATCATTCGTACCCTGCGCACCGAGCGCGGACTGTCCCAACAGCAGCTCGGCGCGTTGATTCAGCTCAGCGCATCGTCGATCGGCAGCTACGAGAACGGCCGCCTGGTCCCGGTGCAGCAGAACGCGAAGATCCTCGACGACGTTCTGGGCAGCGGCGACCGCGTGCAGCGCGCCAGCGCCGAGGCGCGCGGGATGTCCTTCGCCGGCTTCCTGCGCCCGTGGGCCGAAATGGAGGAGCGGGCCACCCTGCTGCGGTCGTTCCAGCTCGCGGTCGTGCCGGGTCTGTTGCAGACCCGCGAGTACGCCGAACGGCTGTTGCGCGTCGGCCCGGTCGACGACGTGCCGACCCGGCTGGCGAACCGGCTCACCCGCCAGCAGGTGCTCACCCGCGCCGACGACCCGGCCGAGTTCATCGCCGTCATCGACCGCAGCGTGCTGCACCGCCAGGTCGGCACGCCGGAGCAGATGGCCGAGCAGCTGCGCGGTCTCGCCGAGGCGGCGGCCCGCCCCAACGTCTGGGTGCACGTGGTGCCGGGCAGCGCCGACGCCTACCACGGGCTCAACGGCTCGTTCGCTTTGGCGACCGTGGACGATCACGTGTTCGGCTACGTCGATTCCATTTCGGCGGTGACGTGATCAGCAACCCGGCCGACGTGCAGACATTGGAGCGGTCCTGGGAAGGTGTCCGCAGCTATGCTCTGCCTGTCGAGGAATCCCACGACATGATCCTGAAAGCGGTGCAGACATGGAGCTGAGCACCACCCCTCGTTGGCGCAAGTCGACCCGCAGCAACCCGGCTGGCGGTGACTGTGTCGAGGTCGCCGACAACGTCCCTGGCCGGGTATACGTCCGCGACACCAAGGACCGCGACGGCGGCACCCTGACCTTCGCCCCCGCCGCCTGGTCCGCCTTCGTCGCCCTGGCCAAGACCACGTCCGTACGCTGACCCGGCCCCACCGGCTGTGCGCTGGGTCAGCCGGTGAGGAAGCGGTGGGCGTTGCCGCCGCGCAGGGCGGCCCGCTGGTCGGCGGTGAGGAAGTCCGCCTTGTCGATCACCGCGCCGATCGGCCGCTCCCCCAGCGGGTACGGGTAGTCGCTGCCCAGCAGCACCCGGTCGGCACCCATCGTGTCGACCAGCAGCCGCAGCGCCGCCGGGTCGAAGACGACCGAGTCGACGTAGAACCGGTCGACGTAGTGGCTCGGCGGGTGCTGCGAGCGGCCCCGTACCACGTCGCCCCGGCGGTGCCAGGCGTTGTCGGCGCGGCCCAGCCAGAACGGGAAGCTGCCACCCCCGTGGGCGAAGCAGATCCGCAGCGTACGGGGCAGCTGGTCGAAGCCGCCGCCGAGGATCAGCGCGAGAATCGACAGGTGGGTTTCGGCGGGCATGCCGGACAGCCAGCGCACCATCCACCGGTCCAGCCGTGGCCCGTCGGGCATGTCCCAGGGGTGGACGAAGACGGGTGCGCCGACGTCGGCACAGTGCCGCAGGAAGGCGAGGATGCCGGCGTCGTCGAGGTCCCGGTCACCGACGTGGTTGCCGATCTCCACCCCGACGTGCCCGGCGGCCAGGCAACGGTCCAATTCGGCGCAGGCGGCGTCCGGGTCCTGCAACGGCACCTGGCAGAACGGGACCAGCCGGCCGCCACCGGCGGCGGTGACCTCCAGGGTGAGGTCGTTGAAGATCCGGGCCACCTTGATCGCCTGGTCGGCGGGGCGGTCGTAGGCGAAGAAGACCGGCGTCGGCGAGACCACCTGCACGTCGACCCCGTCTGCGGCCATGTCGGCCAGCCTCGTCGCCGGGTCCCAGGTCTGCGGGCCGACCGGACGGAACTCCGTCTGGCCCACCATGATCATGGCGGCCCGTTCGGAGTCGACGCGCAGCCACGGCCAGCCGGTCCCGCCGCACGCGGCGGCAAGGTCCGGCCAGCCCTTGGGCACCAGGTGGGTGTGGACGTCGATGGTCTGCCCGGCGTCGGTCACGGCGAGGCTCAGCCCTTGCCCGGGTGCAGCGCGCCGCACTTGTCGCAGGTGCGGGCGGCTTCGTCGGCGTAGAAGGCGGTGAAGACCGGTGGCAGGTCGGCAACGATGTCGCGGACCTGCAGCTCCACCTCGTGCACCAGGTTGCCGCAGTCGAGGCAGTACCACTGGAACTTCTCCAGGGTGCCCTCCTCGCGGACCCGTTCGATGACCACGCCGATCGAGCCGGCTTCGGGGCGCTGCGGCGAATGCGGTACGTAGCCGGGCAGCACCCACATCTGGCCTTCGCGGATGTGCACGGTCTGCGGGCCGTCGTCGGTCATCAGGTTGACGTGCATGTTGCCTTTGACCTGGTAGAAGAACTCCTCGTACGGGTCGACGTGGAAGTCGGTGCGCTGGTTGGGGCCGCCGACGACCTGCACGATGAAGTCGTTGCCGGTGGGGAACATCTGCTTGTTGTTGACCGGCGGCTTGAGCAGATGCTCGTTCTCGCTGATCCAGTTGGGGAAGTTGACCGGTTCGGCGATGTCGCTCACGGGTGTCGCTCCTTCCGGGTGGGGGCGTCGGCGGGCACGACCGCGACGGCCTGGATCTCGATGAGCAGGTGCGGGTGTGGCAACTGGTGGACGGCGACGGTGGTGCGGGTCGGTCCGGTGTGGTCGAAGTGTTCGGCCCAGACCTGGTTGTAGCCGCCGAAGTCGTTCATGTTGACCAGGTACGTGGTGACCGAGACCAGGTCGGCGAGGCTGGCACCGGCGGCGGCGAGCAGGTCGGCGATGTTGGCGATCACCGCGCGGGTCTGCTCGCGGATGTCCAGTGTGGTGGTGCCGAACTCGTCGACGCTGGCACCGGCGATGGTGTTGTCGGGGCGGCGGCTGGAGGTGCCGGAGACGAAGATCAACCCGCCGGCGACCTTGACGTGCGGGAACGCCCCGCGCGGGGTGGCCTTGCCGGCGACCAGGTGCGCGGTCACGGCGTACCTCCGGTAGTGGTGAAGGCGGCGGTGCCGAGCCCCTGCACGGTGGCCCGCACGTGCACGCCGGGGGCCAGCGGCACCGCGGCGGTGGCCGCGCCGGCCAGGAAGATCCAGCCGCCCTGCAGGGCCGGGCCGTGCCGGTCGGCCAAGGCGATGCCGGCGGCGAGCGCCCGGCGCGGGTCGCCGAGGATGGCCGCCGTCGACCCGGTCTGCACCGTGCGTCCGTCCACCTCCAGCAGTACGCCGAGATTGTCGACGCCGTCCGGGACCGGCTGCCACGGCCCGACGGTGAACAGGGCGGCCGAGGTGTTGTCGGCGATCACGTCCGGCAGCGAGAAGGTGAAGTTGGCGTACCGGGAGTCGATGACCTCCAGGGCGGGGGCGACGGCGCGGACCGCGTCGGTGAACGGCATCCCGGGTGTCGGCGGGCGGTCGAGGAGGAAGGCGATCTCCGGCTCGACCCGGGGGTGGATCAGCCCGGAGATGTCGGCGCTGCCGCCGTCGGGGACCGCGGTGGCGGCGGTGAGCTGGCCGAGGATCGGGGAGTCGACGCCGACCTGCGCCATCTTCGCCTTGCTGGTCAGCCCCATTTTCGCGCCGACGAGCCGGTCGCCCCGGCCGGTGCGGCGGGCGATCAGCGCCTGCTGCACCTGGTACGCGGCGTCGACGCCGACGCTGTGCGCCT from Solwaraspora sp. WMMD791 includes:
- a CDS encoding type II toxin-antitoxin system Phd/YefM family antitoxin → MRTVKCTQPRQNLAAELDSVVNDAEEVVVTRSGHEPVVVVPLAE
- a CDS encoding helix-turn-helix transcriptional regulator; protein product: MHHIIRTLRTERGLSQQQLGALIQLSASSIGSYENGRLVPVQQNAKILDDVLGSGDRVQRASAEARGMSFAGFLRPWAEMEERATLLRSFQLAVVPGLLQTREYAERLLRVGPVDDVPTRLANRLTRQQVLTRADDPAEFIAVIDRSVLHRQVGTPEQMAEQLRGLAEAAARPNVWVHVVPGSADAYHGLNGSFALATVDDHVFGYVDSISAVT
- a CDS encoding MerR family transcriptional regulator → MWRIGELARMVGVSERTLRHYDKVGLLPPAATDQLTGYRWYGAAELTRLERIRGLQRLGLPLRRIADLLDAPDAQLRQALAETVAALRDDIAARTATIAAAEDHLTGTASVLPQVARVGLRRLRVRHVRVADPTELAALCRQQPPTVLLTWLRCRPATRFRAAVTTDGPGERLDLPARTVVRAVVPPTTGVVRAGLDLFAWLPRQYLTVAGPTTEDQLVDGDGAAVTVLEIPVAARPDRPTLPHQHARPAR
- a CDS encoding cellulose binding domain-containing protein — protein: MSRRTTVYAVLAALAMALGLAVVAAPAASAATPVRIMPLGDSITAGPGCWRALVWDQLRRAGHTDIDFVGSASDGGSCNYGFSYDPDHEGHGGFSAVGIANDNQLPPWLDAADPDIVVMHLGTNDLWGGWQSMDVIMAAFTTLVGQMRANNPDMKILVAQIIPHHGCATCPADTVTLNNRIVGWAAGLTTARSPVAVVDQWTGFDAATDTGDGVHPNDAGFRKMADRFAPAIARLLGTPTPTPSATGTPNPTPSTTVSPPVTPTPTVVPTTPPPTGGACTATYRVVSQWNGGFQGEVSVRNTGPTATTAWTTTLTLGGGQQVNQAWNATVSQTGAAVTARNVSWNGSLPAGGSASFGFLASGNGSTAVSASCVVS
- a CDS encoding DUF6461 domain-containing protein; amino-acid sequence: MDELSDVLVAECARAVGDAVPLIAGRIPAGPAARLWRLAVPDDEIVAGRDGWGPNGMVAAAPPRTATGVPAEPAALVALRGPGHLPTERLLGALELTVADLTLSGVPDLSQLLPPPPACGQFLFATTGYGGEAPAAVTLLERLRPGTVDLVEALTRRLAAHPHVAPLLVAGPGADDGSDVDSARSGSDREAAIAARHGAGHLALAVATAVAVVDQARIPPIVDRAVATVGLGLGVAVEILRRAPMPPGYADALLARIRDEFVPMRSFERVEVTGHRFALWEGPRPALPVVTDDAFAGNGLVAAVDGGVVVRTGAADGAVSVEFAVLAQPPEEVSLSGWEEVVEVSWRAAQGRASLVAAADVGGGPWRQRRRNRTAPWPGDYRLRVHAQGRDDGDNEFERYELVVWPAPPAPEVVHLRTDRLGHRLRGEPEPVRQPRPEHAYRWVRRGQLSVAGTVTVATGITVDDVLRAFGADPARPTAIGDIERQMYGGGRLGPWVTVRDTGGAVIVVEVNGYEGTHGSVLRTASVRGRAASMFWNVNAVTRLSFAERGELIESFEPWGDTEVAPVVAEAIAGLDFDVPRDRVEKGLVAVERFTGYGITEADVARIWDAGVGFQVTDQDRSLT
- a CDS encoding aldo/keto reductase, yielding MEIRTLGSLGPVSVLTLGGGGLGQVWGVTDRDEAVATVREAVDAGIDLLDVAPGYGDGEAERVVGAAFDGTLPAGVRVVTKCGLGNPAAGDVAALLEKSLDDSLQRMRLSTVDVFLLHNPIVAQAAPGTAGVTSVGLFTEAVRPAFEDLVRRGRIGAWGVTAVEEPDVIIQVFGDQPPPAVAQCVTNLLDSPGDLLRPDGDGSRPRDILSAAGRYGVGVMGIRAVAAGAFTDAVDRNLPSEHPTMVDFRRAAPLRELAGELGESVASLAHRYALSMPGVDTVVLGVKNRAELRECLAAVAAGPLPADLMATIEGRVGTTDRVGAQISK
- a CDS encoding phosphotransferase, with protein sequence MDPALGTLTGQQRSLLDRWLPGAIVERDHSWGLVSTTVLEVSYAGSQFIVKAGGDDDHHLARELHAHRHWLGPWTRIGRAPTLAYGSSEAKLLVTRFLPGELALGSGYADDPDIHRQAGRLLAMLHAQTAVTDDDYEQRENARSLAWLAGPHRIDDDTVRRLRAEIASWPTPTATLVPTHGDWHPRNWLVDGGVVSVIDFGRAALRPAYTDLARLAVNDFRRTPGLEAAFLDGYGTDPRTADAWRRTQVREAIGTAGWAYRVGDERFEAQGHRMIADVLRDRPARRA
- a CDS encoding MmcQ/YjbR family DNA-binding protein yields the protein MPHPIMFDDADPLLAEVRRLALAFPDAAEKISHGHPAFYTTKVFAYYGGSVKVDGVYQQHDHSVLVLMDPDERAALLAEPRCYAPAYLASSGWVGVDLADDTDWAEIGELLDASYRRTAGPRRVAQLDAR
- a CDS encoding RNA 2'-phosphotransferase translates to MNDKVLVKLSKRMSLALRHAPDRFALELDPAGWVRVTDLLAALRITRLELDTVVERDSKQRFALRRDPEGTEQIRANQGHSVPIDLGLVALPPPVRLYHGTTAAALDSIRATGLHRARRHHVHLSADTDTARRVGARRAGGVVVLTVDAAAMARDGHLFYRSANGVWLTDAVPPRYLDI
- a CDS encoding DUF397 domain-containing protein, giving the protein MELSTTPRWRKSTRSNPAGGDCVEVADNVPGRVYVRDTKDRDGGTLTFAPAAWSAFVALAKTTSVR